A genomic region of Mycobacterium sp. Aquia_213 contains the following coding sequences:
- a CDS encoding LppP/LprE family lipoprotein, which produces MRDVWCLPCRVQPLTIGVLLAATLTGCGSGDSTVAKTPQATTATASITAPATPKPTEIVSPGSSAPADPCAVNLASPTIAKVVSDLPRDPRSQQAWNPEPLAGNYNQCAQLSAVIIKANTNAVNATTRAVLFHLGQFIPQGVPDTYGFNGIDAAQTTGDTVALTYPSGISGLNTNVRFHWNGNTVELIGNVPAH; this is translated from the coding sequence TTGCGCGATGTGTGGTGCCTACCGTGCCGTGTCCAGCCACTGACCATCGGCGTCCTGCTCGCCGCGACGTTGACCGGCTGCGGTTCTGGAGATTCGACCGTCGCCAAGACACCGCAAGCCACCACGGCGACCGCGTCCATCACCGCACCCGCCACGCCCAAACCGACCGAAATCGTGTCGCCCGGTTCCAGCGCGCCGGCCGACCCGTGCGCGGTCAATCTGGCCTCGCCCACGATCGCGAAAGTGGTCTCCGACTTGCCCCGCGATCCACGCAGCCAACAGGCCTGGAACCCGGAGCCATTGGCCGGTAACTACAACCAGTGCGCCCAGCTTTCCGCGGTGATCATCAAGGCCAATACCAACGCCGTCAATGCGACGACCCGGGCGGTGCTGTTTCATCTCGGTCAGTTCATCCCGCAGGGAGTGCCGGACACCTACGGGTTCAACGGCATCGACGCGGCGCAAACCACCGGCGACACGGTGGCATTGACCTACCCCAGCGGTATCAGCGGCCTGAACACCAACGTCCGATTCCATTGGAACGGCAACACCGTCGAGCTGATCGGCAACGTCCCCGCGCACTGA
- a CDS encoding DEAD/DEAH box helicase yields the protein MTVPDGSPEPAATTFADLQIHPSVMRAIADVGYESPTAIQAATIPALLAGSDVVGLAQTGTGKTAAFAIPILSKIDVNNKATQALVLAPTRELALQVAEAFSRYGAHLKQINVLPIYGGSSYTVQLSGLRRGAQVVVGTPGRVIDHLERGTLDLSHVDYLVLDEADEMLTMGFAEEVDRILSETPEYKQVALFSATMPPAIRKLTTKYLHDPLEVTTKSKTTTAENISQRYIQVAGPRKMDALTRVLEVEPFEAMIVFVRTKQATEEVAEKLRARGFSAAAINGDIAQAQRERTIAALKDGRIDILVATDVAARGLDVERISHVLNYDIPHDTESYVHRIGRTGRAGRSGNALLFVSPRERHMLKAIEKATRQTLTEVELPSVEDVNAQRVAKFADSITDTLGGSGIELFRRLVEDYEREHDVPMADIAAALALQSRDGEAFLMSPEPPPQRRERPERNTEHRDRTDKPRQTRDFATYRIAVGKRHKIGPGAIVGAIANEGGLNRSDFGHIAIGPDFSLVELPPKLSHATLKKLEKTRISGVLIDLKPDRSSGKSSDKPRRGGPKPRRKDAG from the coding sequence ATGACAGTCCCCGACGGCTCGCCTGAACCGGCCGCTACTACCTTTGCCGACCTGCAGATTCACCCCTCGGTCATGCGGGCCATCGCCGACGTCGGTTACGAATCGCCGACCGCGATTCAGGCGGCGACGATCCCGGCCCTGCTGGCGGGCTCCGACGTCGTCGGGCTGGCGCAGACCGGCACCGGCAAGACGGCGGCGTTCGCGATCCCGATCCTGTCCAAGATCGACGTCAACAACAAGGCGACTCAGGCCCTGGTGCTGGCGCCCACTCGCGAGCTGGCGTTGCAGGTCGCCGAGGCATTCAGCCGGTACGGGGCCCACTTGAAGCAGATCAACGTGCTGCCGATCTACGGCGGGTCGTCCTACACCGTGCAACTGTCCGGTCTGAGACGCGGTGCACAGGTGGTGGTCGGCACCCCGGGCCGGGTCATCGACCACCTCGAGCGTGGGACGCTCGACCTGTCGCACGTGGACTACCTGGTGCTCGACGAGGCCGACGAGATGCTCACCATGGGCTTCGCCGAAGAGGTCGACCGCATCCTCTCCGAAACTCCGGAATACAAACAGGTGGCGCTGTTTTCGGCGACCATGCCGCCGGCCATCCGCAAGCTCACCACCAAGTACCTGCACGATCCGCTGGAAGTCACGACCAAATCGAAAACCACCACCGCGGAAAACATTTCGCAGCGCTACATCCAGGTGGCCGGACCCCGCAAGATGGACGCGCTGACCCGTGTCCTCGAAGTCGAGCCGTTCGAGGCGATGATCGTCTTCGTGCGCACCAAGCAGGCTACCGAGGAGGTCGCCGAAAAGCTGCGTGCCCGAGGGTTTTCCGCGGCCGCCATCAACGGCGACATCGCTCAGGCCCAGCGCGAGCGGACCATCGCCGCGCTCAAGGATGGAAGAATCGACATCCTGGTGGCCACCGATGTGGCGGCGCGCGGGCTCGACGTCGAGCGCATCTCGCACGTGCTCAACTACGACATCCCGCACGACACCGAGTCCTACGTCCACCGGATCGGACGCACCGGCCGGGCCGGACGTTCGGGAAACGCGCTGCTGTTCGTCTCCCCGCGCGAGCGCCACATGCTCAAGGCGATCGAAAAGGCGACCCGGCAAACGTTGACCGAGGTCGAATTGCCCAGCGTCGAGGATGTCAACGCGCAGCGGGTGGCGAAATTCGCCGATTCCATTACCGATACGCTCGGCGGTTCGGGAATCGAGTTGTTCCGCAGGCTGGTCGAGGACTATGAGCGCGAGCACGACGTCCCGATGGCCGACATTGCCGCGGCGCTGGCCCTGCAGTCGCGCGATGGCGAGGCGTTCCTGATGTCGCCCGAACCGCCGCCGCAGCGACGTGAGCGGCCCGAACGCAACACCGAGCATCGGGATCGCACGGACAAGCCAAGGCAGACAAGAGATTTCGCGACCTATCGAATTGCCGTGGGCAAGCGTCACAAGATCGGACCGGGGGCCATCGTCGGCGCTATCGCCAACGAGGGCGGACTGAACCGCAGCGATTTCGGCCACATCGCGATCGGACCGGACTTCTCGCTGGTGGAGCTGCCGCCAAAGCTTTCCCACGCGACGTTGAAAAAGCTTGAAAAGACCCGCATCTCGGGTGTGCTGATCGACCTGAAGCCGGACCGCTCGTCCGGCAAGTCCTCGGACAAGCCCCGGCGCGGTGGGCCCAAGCCGCGCAGAAAAGACGCTGGATGA
- a CDS encoding acyltransferase family protein, giving the protein MTLSDERDTQGGLEQVSRVDRVASLTGVRAVAAILVVGTHAAYTTGKYTHGYWGLVGARMEIGVPIFFVLSGFLLFRPWVKSAVSGGPPPSVSRYARHRVRRIMPAYVVTVLIAYVLYHFREAGPNPGHSWLGLVRNLTLTQIYTDGYLGKYLHQGLTQMWSLAVEASFYVLLPFLAYLLLVVICRRTWRPRLLVGSLLAMASLSPAWVALVHVDHWFPDGARLWLPTYLAWFLGGMLLTVLQAMGVRCFAFAAIPLAVICYFIVATPIGGAPTTSPASAWEAVVKTVFYAVIATLAVAPLALGDEGLYSRLLASRPMVWLGEISYEIFLIHLVTMEFTMVYIVRAHVYTGPMLYLFVATLVVTIPLAWLLHRFTRVPAE; this is encoded by the coding sequence ATGACCCTGTCCGACGAACGGGACACCCAAGGCGGACTCGAGCAGGTCTCACGCGTCGACCGGGTCGCCTCCCTGACCGGTGTCCGCGCGGTCGCCGCGATCCTGGTCGTCGGCACCCACGCCGCCTACACCACCGGCAAGTACACACACGGCTATTGGGGACTGGTCGGTGCCCGGATGGAGATCGGCGTGCCGATCTTCTTCGTGCTGTCCGGCTTTCTGCTGTTCCGTCCCTGGGTGAAGTCGGCTGTCAGCGGCGGGCCGCCACCCTCGGTGAGTCGGTATGCGCGGCACCGGGTTCGGCGCATCATGCCGGCCTACGTCGTCACGGTGCTGATCGCCTATGTGCTGTACCACTTTCGCGAAGCCGGACCGAACCCCGGGCATTCCTGGCTCGGATTGGTCCGCAACCTGACGTTGACGCAGATCTACACCGACGGCTACCTCGGCAAGTACCTGCATCAGGGTCTGACCCAAATGTGGAGCCTGGCGGTGGAGGCGTCCTTCTACGTCCTCCTGCCGTTCTTGGCGTACCTGCTGCTGGTGGTCATCTGCCGGCGAACCTGGCGCCCGCGGCTGCTCGTGGGCTCCTTGCTGGCGATGGCGTCGCTCAGCCCGGCCTGGGTGGCGCTGGTACACGTCGATCACTGGTTTCCCGACGGCGCCCGGCTCTGGCTGCCCACCTACCTGGCCTGGTTTCTGGGCGGCATGTTGCTGACGGTGTTGCAGGCGATGGGGGTGCGGTGCTTCGCGTTCGCCGCGATACCGCTGGCGGTCATCTGCTACTTCATCGTGGCCACGCCGATCGGGGGTGCGCCCACCACCTCGCCGGCGTCGGCGTGGGAGGCGGTGGTCAAGACCGTCTTCTACGCGGTGATCGCCACGCTCGCGGTGGCACCGCTGGCCCTGGGCGACGAGGGACTGTACTCGCGCTTACTCGCCAGCCGGCCGATGGTGTGGCTCGGTGAGATCTCCTACGAGATCTTCCTGATCCACCTGGTCACAATGGAATTCACGATGGTCTACATCGTCCGGGCCCACGTCTACACCGGGCCGATGCTGTACCTGTTCGTCGCGACGCTGGTGGTGACGATCCCGCTGGCCTGGCTGCTGCACCGATTCACCCGCGTGCCGGCTGAGTGA
- a CDS encoding siderophore-interacting protein has protein sequence MSEHKASRGWTGTVLKLMGAGDYRLTVTGRHQVGRHYLQLNFDAGGMLAAHPVHPTMWIRMWFAYGDKLHQRGYTLVDPDPVADTVSIEFALHDGVASQWARAAQPGDTIEATVLGSKFAIPEPAPAGYVIVGDSASLPAINSLLASIGDAPAQVFLEAGYDDDKDLPVVVGPDITWVDRKDAGQGLLEAVRSAAFDAGDHFGWVACDNRTTRSIAKTLREDFGIPRKSIKAQAYWVA, from the coding sequence ATGAGCGAACACAAGGCATCACGCGGCTGGACGGGCACGGTGCTCAAGCTGATGGGCGCCGGGGACTATCGGCTGACGGTCACCGGACGGCACCAGGTCGGCCGGCACTACCTGCAGCTGAACTTCGACGCCGGCGGAATGCTCGCCGCCCACCCGGTGCATCCGACGATGTGGATCCGCATGTGGTTCGCCTACGGTGACAAGCTGCACCAGCGCGGCTACACGTTGGTCGACCCCGACCCGGTCGCGGACACGGTGAGCATCGAATTCGCGCTGCACGACGGCGTCGCGTCGCAGTGGGCGCGCGCGGCCCAGCCCGGCGACACCATCGAGGCGACGGTGCTGGGCAGCAAGTTCGCCATTCCCGAACCGGCACCGGCCGGATACGTCATCGTCGGGGACAGCGCCTCACTGCCGGCCATCAACTCCTTGCTCGCCTCGATCGGCGACGCCCCGGCCCAGGTGTTCCTGGAGGCCGGCTACGACGACGACAAAGACCTGCCGGTGGTGGTCGGCCCCGACATCACCTGGGTGGACCGCAAGGACGCCGGTCAGGGCTTGCTGGAGGCGGTGCGGTCGGCGGCCTTTGACGCCGGTGACCACTTCGGCTGGGTGGCCTGCGACAACCGCACCACCCGCTCGATTGCCAAGACGTTGCGGGAGGACTTCGGAATCCCACGCAAATCCATTAAGGCGCAAGCCTATTGGGTGGCCTGA
- a CDS encoding TetR/AcrR family transcriptional regulator: MPGNDWLASSRSEAAVDRILDAAGQLYTARDSDSIGMNEIARAAGCSRATLYRYFENREALRTAYIHRETHRLGRDIIARTGGIEHPREKLVVSILVTLRMVRESPALASWFATTRPPVGGELAGQSDVIAALAAAFLHSLGPDDPAVIERRARWAVRVIVSLLTYPGRDEDEERAMIEEFVVPIIAPASARR, translated from the coding sequence ATGCCCGGTAACGACTGGCTCGCCTCGAGCCGCAGCGAAGCGGCGGTAGACCGCATCCTCGACGCAGCCGGGCAGCTCTACACCGCGCGCGACTCGGATTCGATCGGCATGAACGAGATTGCCAGGGCCGCAGGCTGTTCGCGCGCGACGCTGTACCGGTACTTCGAAAACCGCGAGGCGCTGCGAACCGCGTACATCCACCGCGAGACGCACCGCCTGGGCCGCGACATCATCGCGCGGACCGGCGGCATCGAGCACCCCCGCGAAAAGCTGGTGGTGAGCATCCTCGTCACGCTGCGGATGGTTCGCGAGAGCCCCGCACTCGCGTCGTGGTTTGCCACCACCCGCCCGCCGGTCGGCGGCGAGTTGGCCGGACAATCCGACGTGATCGCGGCCCTGGCGGCGGCGTTTCTGCATTCGCTGGGGCCCGACGATCCCGCCGTCATCGAACGCCGCGCCCGCTGGGCGGTCCGGGTGATCGTCTCGCTGCTGACCTATCCCGGCCGCGACGAAGACGAGGAGCGGGCGATGATCGAGGAATTTGTCGTCCCGATCATCGCCCCGGCAAGCGCCCGCCGCTAG
- a CDS encoding cytochrome P450: MTAVMSHNPPVMFELANADTWPNPWPMYRALRDHDPVHHVVPPKHPEQDYYVLSRHADVWSAARDHETFSSAQGLTVNYGDLEMIGLQDNPPFVMQDPPVHTEFRKLVSRGFTPRQVEAVEPKVRQFVVERIEGLRARGGGDIVAELFKPLPSMVVAHYLGVPEEDWAQFDGWTQAIVAANTADGGVAGALGTVGDAVGSMMAYFTGLIERRRTEPEDDTISHLVAAGVGADGDISGTLSILAFTFTMVTGGNDTVTGMLGGSMPLLHQRPDQRELLVDKPELIADAVEELLRLTAPAQGLARTVTRDVTIGDTTVPADRRVLLLYGSANRDERQYGPDAGELDVTRCPRNILTFSHGAHHCLGAAAARMQSRVALTELLARCPDFDVDENSVVWAGGSYVRRPVSVPITVKS, translated from the coding sequence ATGACTGCGGTTATGTCTCACAACCCACCGGTCATGTTCGAGCTGGCCAATGCGGACACCTGGCCGAATCCGTGGCCGATGTACCGCGCGTTGCGCGACCACGATCCGGTGCACCACGTCGTTCCGCCGAAGCATCCCGAGCAGGATTACTACGTGCTGTCCCGGCACGCGGATGTGTGGTCGGCGGCCCGCGACCACGAGACGTTCTCCTCGGCGCAGGGCCTGACGGTCAACTACGGCGACCTGGAAATGATTGGGCTGCAAGATAACCCGCCGTTCGTGATGCAAGATCCGCCCGTACACACCGAGTTTCGCAAGCTGGTGTCGCGCGGGTTCACCCCCCGACAGGTCGAGGCGGTGGAACCAAAGGTTCGCCAGTTCGTCGTGGAGCGCATCGAGGGGTTGCGCGCCCGCGGCGGCGGCGACATCGTCGCGGAGCTGTTCAAACCGCTGCCGTCGATGGTGGTCGCGCATTATCTCGGTGTGCCCGAAGAGGATTGGGCCCAATTCGACGGCTGGACGCAGGCCATCGTTGCGGCCAACACCGCCGACGGCGGCGTTGCGGGCGCGCTGGGGACCGTCGGCGACGCGGTCGGATCCATGATGGCCTACTTCACCGGGCTGATCGAGCGGCGCCGGACCGAGCCGGAGGACGACACCATCTCCCACCTGGTCGCCGCGGGAGTCGGCGCCGACGGAGACATCTCCGGCACGCTGTCGATCCTGGCATTCACCTTCACGATGGTCACCGGCGGCAACGACACGGTGACCGGGATGCTCGGCGGGTCGATGCCGCTGCTGCACCAGCGGCCCGACCAGCGAGAGTTGTTGGTGGACAAGCCCGAACTGATCGCCGACGCGGTCGAGGAGCTGTTGCGGCTGACCGCTCCGGCGCAGGGTTTGGCGCGCACGGTCACCCGCGACGTGACGATCGGCGACACCACGGTCCCGGCCGATCGCCGGGTGCTGCTGCTGTACGGGTCTGCCAACCGCGACGAACGTCAATACGGGCCGGACGCCGGCGAGCTCGACGTCACCCGCTGCCCGCGCAACATCCTGACCTTCAGCCACGGCGCCCATCACTGCCTGGGTGCGGCGGCAGCCAGGATGCAATCCCGGGTCGCGCTGACCGAACTGCTGGCCCGCTGCCCGGACTTCGACGTCGACGAGAATTCGGTCGTGTGGGCCGGCGGTAGCTACGTGCGGCGTCCGGTGTCGGTGCCGATCACCGTGAAGTCCTGA
- a CDS encoding FAD-binding oxidoreductase, with product MLAGLIADLPDGMVVTDPTITDGYRHDRAFDPSAGTPLAVVRPRCTEDVQKVLRWATAHRVPVVPRGAGTGLSGGATALADGIVLSTEKMRDIIVDPVTRTAVCQPGLLNAEVKKAVAGYGLWYPPDPSSYEICSIGGNIATNAGGLCCVKYGVTTDYVLGMQVVLADGTAVRLGGPRLKDVAGLSLTKLFVGSEGTLGVVTEVTLRLLPAQNTSSVVVASFASVESAVDAVLGVASRLRPAMLEFMDSVAINAVEDILRMDLDRGAAAMLVAGSDERGRASGEDAELIAAIFAENNATDVFTTDDPDEGEAFVAARRFCIPAVEAKGSLLLEDVGVPLPALGKLVTGIARIAAERDLMISVIAHAGDGNTHPLIVYDPADPAMAKRAQVAFGEIMDLAVGLGGTITGEHGVGRLKRPWLDGYLGPEVMALTQRIKQALDPLGILNPGAAI from the coding sequence ATGCTGGCCGGCCTGATCGCCGACCTGCCGGACGGGATGGTGGTCACCGACCCGACCATCACCGACGGCTACCGACACGACCGCGCCTTCGACCCGTCGGCGGGCACACCGCTGGCCGTGGTCCGGCCGCGCTGCACCGAAGACGTGCAGAAGGTGCTGCGCTGGGCCACCGCCCACCGGGTGCCCGTCGTGCCCCGGGGGGCCGGCACCGGCTTATCGGGCGGGGCGACGGCGCTGGCCGACGGGATCGTGTTGTCGACGGAGAAGATGCGCGACATCATCGTCGACCCGGTCACCCGGACCGCGGTATGCCAGCCCGGCCTGCTCAACGCCGAGGTGAAGAAGGCCGTCGCCGGATACGGCCTGTGGTACCCGCCGGACCCGTCGTCGTACGAAATCTGCAGCATCGGCGGCAATATCGCCACCAACGCCGGGGGCTTGTGCTGCGTGAAGTACGGCGTTACCACCGATTACGTGCTGGGCATGCAGGTGGTGCTGGCCGACGGCACCGCGGTGCGGCTGGGCGGTCCTCGGTTGAAGGACGTGGCGGGGCTTTCGCTGACCAAGCTGTTCGTCGGCAGCGAAGGCACGCTGGGCGTCGTCACGGAAGTGACGCTGCGGCTGCTGCCCGCGCAGAACACGTCGAGCGTCGTGGTGGCCAGCTTCGCCTCGGTCGAGTCGGCTGTCGACGCGGTGCTGGGGGTCGCGTCACGGCTGCGGCCCGCAATGCTGGAGTTCATGGATTCGGTGGCGATCAATGCCGTCGAGGACATCCTGCGCATGGACCTCGATCGCGGGGCCGCCGCGATGCTGGTGGCCGGCTCCGATGAACGCGGCCGCGCCAGCGGTGAGGACGCCGAACTGATCGCGGCGATATTCGCCGAAAATAATGCAACGGATGTTTTCACCACCGACGACCCGGACGAGGGCGAGGCGTTCGTCGCCGCGCGCCGGTTCTGCATCCCGGCCGTCGAGGCCAAGGGATCGCTGCTGCTCGAAGACGTCGGGGTGCCGCTTCCGGCGCTGGGCAAGCTGGTGACCGGGATTGCGCGCATCGCCGCGGAACGCGACCTGATGATCTCGGTGATCGCCCACGCCGGCGACGGCAACACGCATCCGCTGATCGTGTACGACCCTGCGGATCCCGCGATGGCGAAGCGCGCCCAGGTCGCGTTCGGCGAAATCATGGATCTGGCCGTCGGATTGGGCGGCACGATCACCGGCGAGCACGGGGTGGGCCGGCTGAAGCGGCCCTGGCTGGACGGCTACCTCGGGCCGGAGGTGATGGCGCTGACTCAGCGCATCAAGCAGGCATTGGACCCGTTGGGGATCCTCAACCCCGGCGCGGCGATCTAG
- a CDS encoding MFS transporter: protein MTHSSRGPAILILFATLVATAGTGISLVAFPWLALQHRGSAGDASIVAVAMTLPLVGSTLVAGTAVDFFGRRLVSLVSDSLSGTAVAAVPLIAWLFGANAINVAELAALAFFSAAFDPAGTTARQSMLPEAAARADWSLDRTNSVYEAILNLAYIVGPGIGGLMIATVGGVNTMWITAGCFGLSFIAIGALRLEGTGKPHHTARPDGLVSGVAEGLRFVWNLRVLRTLGLIDLVVTALYLPMESVLFPKYFSDRQQPAQLGWALAALGVGGVVGALGYAVLSKYVRRRTALLIATLTFGAASVGIAFLPPLPVILVLCGVTGLVYGPIQPIYNHVMQTRTPHQLRGRVVGVMTGLMYAAGPLGLLVAGPLADTAGLRVTFLTLAVPIIVVGLIACALPSLRELDRAPEFAEDSAP, encoded by the coding sequence ATGACACATTCCAGCCGCGGTCCGGCAATTCTGATCCTGTTCGCCACGCTGGTGGCGACCGCGGGTACCGGCATTTCATTGGTCGCTTTCCCCTGGCTGGCGTTGCAGCACCGGGGCAGCGCCGGCGACGCGTCGATCGTGGCCGTAGCCATGACGCTGCCGCTGGTGGGATCCACGCTGGTCGCCGGCACCGCGGTCGACTTCTTCGGGCGCCGCCTTGTTTCGCTGGTGTCCGATTCGCTGTCCGGCACGGCAGTGGCGGCGGTGCCGCTGATCGCCTGGCTATTCGGCGCCAACGCGATCAACGTCGCCGAGCTGGCCGCGCTGGCATTCTTTTCGGCCGCTTTCGACCCGGCCGGGACGACGGCACGCCAGTCGATGCTGCCCGAGGCCGCCGCCCGCGCCGACTGGTCGCTGGACCGCACCAACAGCGTTTACGAAGCGATTCTCAACCTCGCATACATCGTGGGCCCGGGTATCGGCGGTTTGATGATCGCCACGGTCGGCGGCGTCAACACGATGTGGATCACCGCGGGTTGTTTTGGGTTGTCGTTCATCGCAATTGGGGCGCTGCGACTCGAGGGCACCGGCAAGCCGCACCACACGGCCCGGCCCGACGGGCTGGTGTCCGGGGTCGCCGAAGGCCTGCGATTTGTCTGGAACCTGCGGGTGCTGCGGACCCTCGGCTTGATCGACCTGGTCGTCACCGCGCTGTATCTGCCGATGGAAAGCGTGCTGTTTCCCAAATACTTCAGCGACCGTCAGCAACCCGCGCAGCTGGGCTGGGCGTTGGCGGCGCTCGGGGTCGGCGGTGTGGTGGGCGCGCTCGGCTATGCCGTGCTGTCGAAATACGTGCGACGGCGCACGGCCTTGCTGATCGCGACCCTGACCTTCGGTGCCGCGTCGGTCGGCATCGCGTTCCTACCGCCGTTGCCGGTGATCCTGGTGCTGTGCGGGGTGACCGGCTTGGTCTACGGGCCCATTCAGCCGATCTACAACCACGTGATGCAGACCCGGACCCCGCACCAGCTGCGCGGCCGAGTGGTCGGGGTGATGACGGGGTTGATGTACGCCGCGGGCCCGTTGGGCTTGCTGGTGGCCGGTCCCCTGGCCGATACCGCCGGGCTGCGGGTGACGTTTTTGACGTTGGCGGTGCCCATCATTGTGGTCGGCCTGATCGCGTGCGCGCTGCCGTCGCTGCGCGAACTCGATCGCGCGCCGGAGTTTGCTGAGGATTCCGCGCCGTAA
- a CDS encoding uracil-DNA glycosylase encodes MQDVHVLVHPNTGLAFDSPVEPGSGWPGDPATPLTPRAADAARVRALAGAVGSIPELDAAVSVCRACPRLVTWREDVAVAKRRAFADQPYWGRPVPGWGSQRPRIFIVGLAPAAHGANRTGRMFTGDRSGDQLYAALYRAGLVNQPISVDAADGLQTKQIRISAPVRCAPPANAPTPVERDTCWPWLEAEWRLVSEHVRTVVALGGFGWQIALRLPGATAVRGTPKPRFGHGAVAELSSGVRLLGCYHPSQQNMFTGRLTPAMLDDIFIEAKKLAGIK; translated from the coding sequence ATGCAGGATGTTCATGTGCTTGTTCATCCGAATACCGGATTGGCATTCGATTCGCCGGTCGAGCCCGGCTCCGGATGGCCCGGCGATCCGGCCACACCGCTCACGCCGCGGGCCGCCGACGCGGCGCGGGTTCGGGCGCTGGCCGGTGCGGTCGGTTCGATTCCGGAATTGGACGCCGCGGTCAGCGTTTGTCGTGCCTGCCCGCGGCTGGTCACCTGGCGTGAGGATGTTGCGGTGGCCAAACGGCGGGCATTTGCCGACCAGCCGTATTGGGGGCGGCCGGTGCCGGGCTGGGGATCGCAGCGGCCGCGAATCTTCATCGTCGGGTTGGCGCCGGCCGCGCACGGCGCCAACCGGACCGGGCGGATGTTCACCGGCGACCGGTCCGGCGACCAGCTGTACGCCGCCCTGTACCGGGCCGGACTGGTGAACCAGCCGATCAGCGTGGACGCCGCAGACGGGTTGCAGACCAAGCAGATTCGGATCTCCGCGCCGGTGCGCTGTGCGCCGCCGGCCAATGCCCCGACCCCGGTCGAGCGGGACACCTGCTGGCCCTGGCTGGAAGCCGAATGGCGGTTGGTGTCCGAGCATGTCCGCACAGTCGTGGCCTTGGGCGGGTTCGGCTGGCAGATCGCGCTGCGGCTGCCGGGCGCTACCGCGGTGCGAGGAACGCCCAAGCCGCGGTTCGGCCATGGCGCCGTCGCGGAGTTGTCGTCGGGCGTGCGACTGCTGGGGTGCTACCACCCCAGCCAGCAAAACATGTTCACCGGTAGGCTCACTCCGGCAATGCTTGACGACATCTTTATTGAAGCCAAGAAGCTGGCAGGGATTAAGTGA
- a CDS encoding FAD-binding protein, which yields MTEVLISGASVAGTTLAYWLGQHGYSVTVVETHQGLRPGGQAIDVRGPALTVLDRMGLLAAAADRKTGIRGSSVVDRDGNELSRDTESTPTGGPIDNPDIELLRDDLVELLYQATLPATEYLFNDSVATVVNRGTAVDVTFERSPARSFDLLIGADGLHSNVRRLVFGPEERFIKRLGTHAAIFTVPNFLDLDFWQMWHYGDATMAGVYSARNNTEARAMLGFMDTELRIDYRDIEGQFAEVEQRMSGDGWVRPQLLKFMRDAPDFYFDEMAQIVMDHWSIGRVALVGDAAYCCSPLSGQGTSVALLGAYILAGELKRVTQGNWVDHGVGFTNYFKRFHGYTERTQFLATDNIPGGAPISQEQFEAVVNSITPSNY from the coding sequence GTGACCGAGGTATTGATTTCCGGGGCCAGCGTCGCCGGTACAACGTTGGCGTATTGGCTTGGACAGCATGGCTATTCGGTGACGGTCGTGGAGACGCACCAAGGGCTGCGCCCGGGCGGGCAGGCGATCGATGTGCGGGGTCCGGCGCTGACGGTGCTGGACCGCATGGGTCTGCTGGCCGCCGCCGCGGACCGCAAGACGGGCATTCGCGGCTCTTCGGTCGTCGACCGCGACGGCAACGAGCTGTCCCGCGACACCGAATCGACGCCCACCGGCGGTCCGATCGACAACCCCGACATCGAGCTGCTGCGCGACGACTTGGTCGAGTTGCTTTACCAGGCAACCCTGCCCGCGACCGAATACCTGTTCAACGACAGCGTCGCCACGGTGGTGAACCGCGGCACCGCCGTCGATGTGACCTTTGAACGTTCGCCCGCGCGCAGCTTCGACCTGCTGATCGGCGCCGACGGCCTGCACTCCAACGTGCGCCGACTGGTTTTCGGTCCCGAGGAGCGGTTCATCAAGCGGCTGGGGACACACGCCGCGATCTTCACCGTGCCCAACTTCCTGGATCTGGACTTCTGGCAGATGTGGCACTACGGGGACGCCACGATGGCCGGGGTCTACAGCGCCCGCAACAACACCGAGGCGCGCGCCATGTTGGGCTTCATGGACACCGAGTTGCGTATCGACTACCGCGACATCGAAGGGCAATTCGCCGAGGTGGAGCAGCGGATGTCCGGCGACGGCTGGGTGCGCCCGCAACTGCTGAAGTTCATGCGCGACGCGCCGGACTTCTACTTCGACGAGATGGCGCAGATCGTGATGGATCACTGGTCGATCGGCCGGGTGGCGCTGGTGGGCGACGCCGCCTACTGTTGCTCGCCGCTGTCGGGCCAGGGGACCAGTGTCGCGCTGCTGGGCGCCTACATCCTGGCCGGCGAGCTCAAGCGAGTCACCCAAGGCAACTGGGTCGACCACGGGGTCGGCTTTACCAACTACTTCAAGCGCTTTCACGGCTACACCGAACGCACCCAATTTCTGGCCACCGACAACATTCCCGGTGGTGCCCCGATATCGCAGGAGCAGTTCGAGGCGGTCGTGAATTCGATAACGCCAAGCAACTACTGA